The Mucilaginibacter mallensis genome has a segment encoding these proteins:
- a CDS encoding glycoside hydrolase family 9 protein — MKKLVFIYLILLAAFYNSANATPLIYINEVAFDSNAPKSALIGDDQQYTGKVSFNIIDAITLKNVYTGTLEDKQQIEDWAPGKYFYKADFSSLVKSGKYKLSITISGKNYTSDAFKIAHNALAELTIPSVIHYYHKQRANTPTELAVDSHLKLFGSDNTVDMHGGWCDASGDVSKYFSHLAYANFMSPQQTPLVTWSLINTDEAIPALLNKLGVKDSLDNEALWGADYMMRALSKDDYFYMIVFSYFNKDPNARRVVGLLANSVTTNDYQCAFREGGGMAIAALARISRWKKHGVFTSAQYLDGAKRAFAHLLINNTKYDDDHKENIIDDYCALMAATELWISTNDELYKNEARKHAHNLSARLSKDGYFIADDGTRPYWHASDAGLPIIALARYLKKETDPAYRSVALQTIKGALDYELKVTNDVSNPFGYARQTFRYRDSIKNGFFIPHENETGWWWQGENARLSSLATAAIIGSRLVYNSPKDIKKKQALATFAYNQVNWILGCNPYQVCFMYNFGRNNVPYMHSNFGHGSERGGVSNGITGKEGNPDGSGIDYKTEDNGNEWRWTEQWIPHAAWYLQAVAAMADEK; from the coding sequence ATGAAAAAACTGGTTTTTATATATTTAATACTGCTTGCTGCATTCTACAACTCAGCAAACGCCACACCACTTATCTACATTAATGAGGTAGCATTTGACAGCAATGCCCCAAAGTCCGCATTGATAGGCGATGATCAGCAATATACTGGTAAAGTAAGCTTTAATATTATCGACGCCATTACTTTAAAAAATGTTTATACCGGAACACTTGAGGATAAACAACAGATTGAGGACTGGGCGCCGGGTAAATACTTTTATAAGGCCGATTTCTCGTCATTAGTGAAGAGTGGTAAGTATAAGTTAAGTATTACTATCTCCGGTAAAAACTATACTTCAGATGCGTTTAAAATAGCTCATAATGCTTTGGCGGAGTTAACTATTCCATCGGTTATTCATTATTATCATAAGCAGCGGGCAAATACGCCAACAGAATTGGCAGTAGACTCACACCTGAAACTTTTTGGGAGTGATAATACGGTGGATATGCATGGCGGCTGGTGTGATGCCTCGGGCGATGTGAGCAAATACTTTTCGCACTTGGCTTATGCTAATTTTATGTCGCCGCAGCAAACACCGCTGGTAACATGGTCGCTTATTAATACAGATGAAGCTATACCCGCTTTGTTAAATAAATTGGGTGTAAAAGATTCATTGGACAATGAAGCTTTATGGGGTGCTGATTATATGATGCGCGCTTTATCAAAAGACGATTATTTTTATATGATCGTGTTCAGCTATTTTAATAAGGATCCGAATGCGCGCAGGGTGGTAGGCTTGCTGGCGAACAGCGTAACTACTAATGATTACCAATGTGCTTTCCGTGAGGGCGGAGGAATGGCAATAGCGGCACTGGCCCGGATCTCACGCTGGAAAAAGCATGGCGTTTTTACCTCTGCACAATACCTGGATGGCGCAAAACGCGCTTTTGCTCATCTACTGATCAATAATACTAAATATGATGACGATCATAAGGAGAATATCATTGATGATTATTGCGCATTAATGGCAGCTACAGAGCTTTGGATTAGCACCAATGATGAGCTTTATAAGAATGAGGCACGTAAGCATGCACATAACCTTTCGGCACGGCTATCAAAAGACGGTTATTTTATAGCTGATGACGGCACCCGTCCGTATTGGCATGCATCAGATGCCGGTTTACCAATTATCGCGTTAGCAAGATATTTAAAGAAGGAAACCGACCCGGCTTATCGGTCAGTAGCATTACAAACTATAAAAGGTGCATTGGATTATGAACTTAAGGTAACTAATGATGTAAGCAACCCATTTGGCTATGCAAGGCAAACTTTCAGGTATAGGGATTCGATTAAAAATGGCTTCTTTATCCCGCATGAAAACGAAACCGGCTGGTGGTGGCAGGGCGAAAATGCTCGTTTGAGTTCATTGGCAACAGCTGCCATTATTGGGTCAAGACTGGTGTATAATTCACCAAAAGATATCAAGAAAAAACAAGCTTTAGCTACCTTTGCTTATAACCAGGTAAACTGGATATTAGGTTGCAACCCTTACCAGGTTTGCTTTATGTATAATTTTGGCAGGAATAATGTGCCCTACATGCACTCCAACTTTGGGCATGGCTCGGAGCGGGGAGGTGTATCAAACGGGATAACCGGCAAGGAGGGTAACCCAGACGGAAGTGGCATCGACTATAAAACAGAGGATAACGGCAATGAATGGCGCTGGACCGAACAATGGATACCACATGCTGCCTGGTATTTACAGGCTGTTGCTGCTATGGCTGATGAAAAGTAA
- a CDS encoding VOC family protein, translating into MQKITTFIGYDNQAEEAVNLYTSIFKNSKIISTSYYGEAGPAPAGTFMSAIFELEGQTFYALNGGPMFTFSYGISLFVNCTTQDEIDDYWEKLSAGGEKGQCGWLKDKFGVSWQIVPQALGEMLGDKDAEKSNRVMQAMCKMHKLEIQALKNAYDGV; encoded by the coding sequence ATGCAAAAAATAACCACATTCATAGGTTACGATAACCAGGCCGAGGAAGCAGTTAATTTGTACACTTCCATTTTTAAAAACTCAAAGATCATCAGCACGTCATACTATGGCGAAGCTGGCCCTGCTCCTGCCGGCACTTTCATGAGCGCTATTTTTGAGCTTGAAGGACAAACATTTTACGCGCTGAATGGCGGCCCAATGTTTACCTTTTCATATGGTATCTCGTTATTTGTAAATTGTACTACGCAGGATGAAATTGATGATTATTGGGAGAAGTTATCTGCAGGTGGTGAAAAAGGCCAGTGCGGCTGGCTTAAAGATAAGTTTGGTGTATCATGGCAGATAGTTCCGCAGGCATTGGGAGAAATGCTGGGCGATAAGGATGCCGAAAAATCAAATCGTGTAATGCAGGCTATGTGTAAAATGCATAAGCTGGAAATACAAGCATTAAAAAATGCCTATGATGGCGTTTAA
- a CDS encoding DUF1801 domain-containing protein yields the protein MAKNKTFETEGSVIDFINSIADETKRADSFRIAEIMEQQSGYPAKMWGPAIIGFGSCHYKYESGREGDMPMIAFSPRKAAITLYLSIDFPAKEKLLEKFGKHDTGKGCIYLKRLSDINLDVLNEMIAASIVHTKSR from the coding sequence ATGGCAAAAAACAAAACTTTTGAAACAGAAGGCAGCGTTATCGATTTCATTAATTCGATTGCCGATGAAACAAAGCGGGCTGATAGTTTCCGTATTGCTGAGATAATGGAGCAACAAAGCGGCTATCCGGCAAAAATGTGGGGACCGGCTATTATTGGCTTTGGAAGTTGTCATTATAAATATGAAAGCGGGCGTGAGGGCGACATGCCAATGATAGCCTTTTCGCCAAGAAAAGCAGCTATAACTTTATATCTTTCCATAGATTTCCCGGCAAAGGAGAAATTGCTTGAAAAATTCGGCAAACATGATACCGGCAAGGGATGCATCTACCTGAAAAGACTAAGCGATATTAATTTGGATGTGCTTAATGAAATGATAGCGGCTTCAATTGTGCACACCAAAAGCAGGTAA
- a CDS encoding carboxypeptidase-like regulatory domain-containing protein has protein sequence MLKYSVRFGFLIYLLFLSLYVSAQVKEPVSGIVISEDNGEPIDGVTIAWSNKGIGSITNSDGKFVIVLTPPYNQQDSLLFSCVGYKSRKVAINSVIGIKNTIKLETVIQDLKEVVVRPLTLKQLLDSINRHNTVAFVSPMKLDGYYRELVFTNTKCTEYSDAICSYFFDRASPKEIQLKINASRCRFEENVNKDRHDVKKNFKSDIDPNQAFRYALLSAMIADYFPDKVLADYKYILERFGDKGSDDLKITIYPKKGSKAFYRLTFILSNDFLLRSYRLEIPDNLLDKTDEMSLLWIHEKDLNLVIEVKYTSFFDHIYPSYYNIEEGEHFWGKLLGAKVDEISINKSEFIVNGINQSNNVSAFNKQDTYKKGNICNNGIAINDELLKNYTIIVPSAKDSVAIKSLSQ, from the coding sequence ATGTTAAAATATTCCGTCAGATTCGGCTTCCTTATCTATCTCCTTTTTCTTTCTCTTTATGTATCTGCTCAGGTTAAGGAGCCTGTTTCGGGCATTGTTATTTCAGAGGATAATGGTGAACCAATTGACGGAGTTACTATAGCATGGAGTAATAAAGGGATTGGTTCAATCACTAACTCCGACGGCAAATTCGTTATCGTATTAACCCCGCCATATAATCAGCAGGATTCTCTGTTGTTTTCATGCGTTGGCTATAAATCTCGAAAAGTTGCCATAAATAGTGTAATAGGTATTAAAAATACGATCAAGCTTGAAACAGTAATTCAGGATTTAAAAGAGGTTGTGGTAAGGCCGCTTACTTTAAAACAATTGCTGGATAGTATTAACCGCCATAATACCGTAGCTTTTGTTTCACCCATGAAATTGGATGGCTATTATCGTGAACTTGTTTTTACTAATACTAAATGCACTGAATATTCAGATGCCATCTGCAGTTATTTTTTTGATCGTGCTTCGCCTAAAGAGATACAGTTGAAAATCAACGCATCAAGATGTAGGTTTGAGGAAAATGTCAATAAAGACAGACATGACGTGAAGAAGAATTTCAAGTCTGATATCGATCCAAACCAGGCTTTCAGGTATGCGTTGCTGTCTGCCATGATAGCCGATTATTTCCCCGACAAGGTTTTGGCTGATTATAAGTACATATTAGAACGGTTTGGTGATAAAGGTTCGGATGATCTTAAGATCACCATTTACCCCAAAAAAGGCAGTAAGGCTTTTTATCGGCTAACCTTTATTCTGAGCAATGATTTCCTCTTAAGATCTTACAGATTAGAAATTCCTGATAATTTATTGGATAAAACTGATGAAATGAGTTTGCTGTGGATCCATGAAAAGGATCTTAATTTAGTTATTGAAGTGAAATATACATCGTTTTTTGATCACATTTACCCTTCTTATTATAATATAGAAGAGGGGGAGCATTTTTGGGGCAAATTATTAGGTGCGAAAGTGGACGAGATATCCATAAATAAGAGCGAGTTTATTGTGAATGGAATTAATCAATCAAACAACGTGTCGGCATTTAATAAACAGGATACTTATAAAAAAGGCAATATTTGTAACAATGGCATAGCTATTAACGATGAGTTGCTTAAAAATTATACCATCATTGTGCCTTCTGCAAAAGACAGTGTTGCTATTAAATCGCTGTCACAATAG
- a CDS encoding putative sensor domain DACNV-containing protein, with protein MNIPAQYLSSNPTYKAALKASSAIERHFAHQLSEAFLRGEKNLAPEPGKQSIEAIIDTAFWASLRKEEGHSPKISLAFLPPDKTSQPLIFEFPLALTADILIKLAPAVERPGIHLGVWEQEGELYIWGTTQIIPGFCFVLEVVEPGLLVVKHRRVDGFGKFVNVAVLQGDNVKIVDEQSISLPDCPAIVNSLLGFSDTSSWNTAVNLHVQLAVSMRAHGRGGTLLVVPSAHDRWRDSIIQPISYPVFPAFNRLSVLMSRHVSEQNLVTWQEELNDEIASVAGLTAVDGATIINDNHELLAFGAKITRSPGRESVKQIMITEPIIDSPARIIPPSSNGGTRHFSAAQFVFDQRDAFALVASQDGRFTIFSWSPCDQIVLAHRVDTLLI; from the coding sequence ATGAATATCCCAGCGCAATATTTATCATCAAACCCTACTTATAAAGCGGCTCTTAAGGCTTCGTCGGCTATTGAACGGCATTTTGCCCACCAATTGTCGGAAGCATTTTTACGCGGCGAAAAAAATCTTGCTCCTGAACCCGGAAAGCAATCAATTGAGGCAATTATTGATACCGCGTTTTGGGCAAGCCTTAGAAAGGAGGAGGGCCATTCACCTAAAATATCATTGGCGTTTTTACCTCCGGATAAAACCAGTCAGCCTTTAATATTTGAATTTCCTTTAGCGCTAACCGCTGATATACTCATTAAACTTGCCCCGGCAGTTGAGCGGCCTGGGATACATTTGGGCGTTTGGGAACAGGAAGGCGAACTATACATATGGGGAACCACGCAAATCATCCCCGGCTTTTGCTTTGTTTTAGAAGTTGTTGAACCGGGCTTATTAGTAGTTAAACACCGCAGGGTAGATGGCTTTGGTAAATTTGTGAATGTTGCGGTACTACAGGGCGATAACGTGAAAATTGTTGACGAGCAAAGCATCAGCCTGCCTGATTGCCCCGCGATAGTAAATTCATTACTCGGTTTTTCTGACACTTCATCATGGAATACTGCGGTTAACCTGCATGTGCAACTGGCTGTGTCCATGCGTGCACATGGGCGTGGCGGAACTTTATTGGTAGTGCCCTCTGCCCATGATAGATGGCGTGATTCTATTATTCAGCCTATATCATATCCTGTTTTTCCGGCTTTCAACAGACTTTCAGTATTGATGAGCCGGCATGTTAGCGAACAAAACCTTGTTACCTGGCAGGAGGAACTAAACGATGAAATAGCATCTGTAGCGGGCCTTACAGCCGTTGACGGTGCTACAATAATAAATGACAACCATGAATTATTGGCTTTTGGTGCCAAGATAACCAGATCGCCGGGCCGCGAGTCTGTTAAGCAGATTATGATTACAGAGCCTATTATTGATTCGCCTGCACGGATCATACCGCCATCAAGCAACGGTGGTACGAGGCATTTCTCGGCAGCGCAGTTTGTATTTGATCAGCGGGACGCATTTGCATTGGTAGCTTCTCAGGATGGCAGATTTACCATCTTCTCATGGTCGCCATGCGATCAGATAGTGCTTGCGCATAGGGTTGACACGTTGCTGATATAG